The genome window AGTCATGacgtacttttatttattaatattttggagtatgtatagtatgtccatgtatcccacgTCCTATCAGTGGGGATTCAGTTATGTAATTACTAGGTAAATTACTTTGTAAAAGTTAttttaataatagttttatatatatttaccaagtgattacataattggagcccaccctcctcccctcacatggacatTAGAGCATAAAACGAAATAGCTCTTTGCTGCTTTGTACTACTTCTACCTCAAAAGTGAGGAGGGTTAACCACCTAACACTCGATAGTTGAATTATTTTACCCCAAAAGTGAGAAGGGTTACCACCTAACACTTGATAGTTGAATTATTACtgcaaattttaaatttttaagttGCCATGGTTaaaaaccttcaactatttaattacttggtaagtatatataaaaatattttattgtaaaaatgtcattttattaaATAGGAGACATATCTGCAGAAGCCAGTCCAATGAGAGTTAAGAATTTTAATTCATTGTTTAGGATAGACTAATAATGATACATATTAGTATTCATTTTGTGTTGATGGTATCTTCTTGGaatgaataattttcattttcattttcagaggAATCTACTCTATACAAGACATACTCAACTGTGACCACACTTGACACAATGGAACTAGCAACTCCTGCACCCTCAAAAGAAAGACATACTGTGTCAAAAGGAACCGGGAGAACTGGTCAAGAGCAAGGAAAACGTCACGTTTGTGAAATATGCACAAAATCATTTTCCCGTTCTGATAAGCTCACCTTGCATCGCCGGACACACACTGGCGAGAAGCCGTATGCCTGTTTCTGTGGGAAGAGGTTTGCCCGTAGCGATCATTTGAAGGTTCACTCTCTAAAACACAAAGTAAGTCCAGAAGTCCGAAGACAGATGTTGCTGGAGGCGAAGAATAACAAGCAAATATTACCCATAAACAATCAGGAGAATTTCATCATCAAGCAGGAACCCATGGATGGCACAACACAGATTACTACAATTGAAGCATCCAGCATCAAACAGGAACCTCTCGATGGCTCGCAGCTCAGTTTGCAGTCTGTGGATGATGCAAACAAACAAGAATGCAATGTATGCAACAAAGTGTTTGGATCAATTTACAAGCTCTCTCGCCACCTCCGCACCCACACGGGAGAAAAACCGTACGTCTGCTTTTGTGGCGATCGATTTGGACGTTCAGATGTCCTTCGCACGCACCAGAAGTCCAAGCACATTCCATATTGCACTGAAGTAGTTGAAAATCCAAATGGTGGAGACGCGTCCACGCAGACAACTACGAATCCtccaaaaccaaaagtcaagagggtgaaacaaatgaaaacagatgGAATTTACACCTGTGCATACTGTGCAAAAGAATTCAAAGCTGGCTATAAACTTACTGTACACTTGAGGTACCACACTGGTGAAAAACCTTATGTTTGTGACTTCTGCGGGAAAGCCTTTGCCCGTAGAGATCACATGAAAAAGCACAGGAATAtccatacaaagtaaaaaaataagttgGAGCATGGATGTTTTACTACAGtatatttttatgtgatttcaCAGTAGCACAAAACTAAGAATAATTGAAATCTAATTGGATttgttttttcatgaatattttttttcattctagtaaatgtaAGTCCAGGTAGGATATTCAGAAgtatttttatagtttcatatataatattaagattttTGTGGCAAAATTTTTGTTCAAATTAACTAAAATTGAAAGTCCATTATCTTATAAATGTTGCCACTCATGCGTAAGTCACGCTTGTAAGTTAGCTACGTCTGAAGTTATTACAAGATTTCAGCCACATTGAAAGTTTATAAATAGTATTTCAGATTGAAATTATGAAGATGCAGAAAGTGAAATTGTTCACTCTATTAAGCTTTTGTATTCATAGATAACTGTTTCCATTTAGAGTATGGATGCTCTGGATGTGTTACGTACCGAGTTTTTGGGGCTAGGCAACCATGCGGTTAGATCAtatcttcagagttgttgatctgTTGCAAGTTATAGATATTAAGACtcaagagagtgtgtgtgtgtgaatgcccCTTTCTATTGAAGGGTTGCCTGGTACCTTGAGGTTAGGATCAAGTGAGAATTGTTGTCAGTTCCTGTGTAAGGTACCCGTATTTTGTACTCTTGTTCTCTACCCCCATCTATAAAGGTGAATATTTTAGGTGGGAATGTCCTATCCAAAGATGGTATAACATTTTAAATTTGTAGTAGACCAGACTAATTAGGCATTTCTAAGTACAGTATGCtatatcaaatattttttctttaaagagaGTGCTGTATAGCAGTATGCAGCTTATATTGTTCAGAGTTAGACATAAAGCTGAGCTTTTGCTCTTCGATTCATGAAGGCGTTGCTTCAGAACTGTCTCTTAACATTTTCCCTTTGTTAGCTAAAAGTGGCGATGCATAGGCAACAAGCAGCCTCTGCAGATGTACTTTTAGGGTTGGAAAATTTTGTATCTTTAAAATTGTAGAATTTTCCCATGTTGCCTAATATTTTAGTAGACTACAGTTAAAGAGACAGGTCTGTGAGCAGTCATAAATTAACAAAGGAAATTCCCGAGTCTGTTGTCATAGATATTAACGACCAATTTGCTTTTAGATTCTTCGGTATCTTGCTTTGTTATTATAGCAGTTGCTGTGATTTTGAGACCAGACTCGTAATAATGTGGATCCTTGAGAAGTGTTGGTGATATAGGCAGGTAATAGTTCAAATGACATACTGTGCAGTATTTCAATTTTCGCCAAAGACAAGCGTCAACCGTGTTACCTGGGTTTTGCGCTCAATATGAACTTGGAAACAGTTATcagcaataatgataattttagtaattaaatttaaatatgatTCTATATccttgatgttctctctctctctctctctctctctctctctctctctctctctctctctctctctctctctctctctctctctctccccttgtagCAGTGCTGGAAAGTCTGCAAACTACAGTAGGTATTGTATTCTGAGAGAAAACGTTTCCTGGTGTTTTTATTAAAGTTGAAGGTAGTATTTGAGGAACAGAAAACAGATGTATACTAGTATGCATGTTCATTCTGACTCTTTTTGTGTGAATTGTGTGGAGTACTTGAAAGAAGAGAATTTTATACATTAGTGTATATGAGAACTTTTTCTTTGTATCTTTTAAAAAGATGACATGTATGTGGACCTCATGATAATGTCATCGATGAATCTTAATGACAAAagcaatagtttatatatttcagAAAATTTCTGGTGTTTTCAGAAAATGTCTTCATAGCTCCTGCTGTCAGTGTTGTCCGTAAGAATTAAGTGTAAACAATTTATCTGAATAATGAAACAAATTGAAAAGTTTTGATTTGGTCTAGTGCAAAGCAGTGATACAagcaaattatttatatttaatttatgtgTGTTGTTGCATTGTAACATacagtattttgtatattctgcATTACTCTGTAATGGCAGCCAGCCCTAAAGCTactgtttcaattgtaataatCTTCATTATGGCCAccctgtaatatttttttttaattggccagCTACTTAATACTTTCAATATTTTACAGCAAATTTTAGCatcgcaactgcctgttgagattgctgactgaaaaaaaattcagagTTGTTTATAGTTCGAAAAGAAAGGATTCtcaagtagtttttttattatatatatccagaagCTTTTATTTATGACAGAGGGTCTTTTATTATCATCTCTTCATTTGTCGAAGGGGGAGGCATCTGTTGGTACTTTTGAAAGTTCTATATCATTTGTGTTGACTGAGTGAGCAATAGCTAGTCATAAGAATACTCTGTAGATGGTATGCTCtagtcatagatatatatatattgtatttataataatagtGGCAGGTCAACAACTGATCATTCCAGTGTTTGGTGGTACAAAGTACGGTATTAGAAGAAGGTATCATTGGTAATTGTTAACAGAAAGTCTCGTTCgtacaattatattttttattttaggaggGAAACATTCTTGTTCCAAGGGTTGCTGTGGGATTTACTCTTGCAAAATTTGTTGATGTGATCCTCGAACGTTTGCGTTGAGCATGTGTGCCAGGTAAAATCTCAGATTGTTGAGGTATCTATTTATTTCACTGAATACCATAGGCTTCTTTAATTACCATTAAGCACCATTAAGCTATTATGTTTTTATGTAAGTACTACAGATATATTTGTTCTTGCAACAAGGAATATGGATATACATTTGattaattcatgttttatttgtgCAGTACTTCTCTGAGCATTTAAGAATCCAAACCGTTTAGGAGATGAGCAAAAGTGGGACTGACCTCGTTTAAGTTGATCGTTGTTGCCACGTAATTGACTGTGATGGAAGTACTTGGAACTGCAGCTACTGTATCATTTTACCTTTAAATGCTCACGGCAGTACATTGTTACGATGTAATAGTTTAGACTTGTGCAATGACTTTTAACCCATGTTTTTTTAGATGTGCAATTAtttcaaacttcttttttttttgtagagttaATGTGCAATGATTTGAAACCATTTGATTTGTAGACTTATGTGCAAtgatttcaaacttttttttttttttttttttttttttttttatctactttttagCTTAAGGTATGCACTGTAATGTATGTTATTTTTCTTAAGCTTTTGGCTGCTGGTTTTCTCTCCTTATTAATATTTAACAATGAATGTTATTTCTGTTGCTTTAATTTTACAGATTTGTATTTGCCTTCCAATTGAGGTGGTAGGGATAGTTAAGGTACTAATGTTATTAagacccttttttattttatttattctttcttctcaCTTTTTATTAGGTGTTAGTGTGCGGTGATTTACATACCATAAAGACCCCGATAAAAGACCTCATGTAGTTTGTTTACCAGTTGTTGATTTCCCTTCCAAGACTATTATATTAATAGTAGTAAGACTGCATTATCATTGGAAGCGCCATGTCACAAGAAAGAATGAATGTCACAGACATATACGTACTACTTAATCTTCAGTACATAACCATGTTTTTTCTCTTGACCTTCTTCTCCCGTTACCCCCAATGAATGGATTTCGTATGTGTGATTATGCACGTTATTAGTTCCATTCCCCTCCCCCAAGGCTCTTTTGTCATGGACACTTGTACAGTTGGTTCAGTTGATTGATAGCATTATTGGTGACTGATATAGATCGGAAGTGCTGTGTTAAATTTTTCtgctgtacttaaaaaaaaaatctttttagcaTAAGTCGCATAATGAACTTTTGTAATTTTTCAGCTTGTAACGTAGAGCTTTGTGTAGAGATTAGTGTAAtatgtttgatatttgtatagactgaaaataaatacattcattttggtaaaaaaaaaaaaaaaaaaaaaaaaaaaagtagggcaGTTTTATTCACAGATTTGAATTTGGACACGGTACTTTTCAAGTGTGTACATACTGCAGAATGATGTAAAAGTCTGTATCGACTGCAGTCTGGATGGGCCAGATAGCTTAAAATCTTAATCTTACCCTAGATATAGAGAAACGAAATGGAGAAGGGTAAAGGTGTTTAAACCTTGAATAAACCATGAGGGTCATTTGTAAATGACAGTAGAAACTTGAATAGTGcagaaataagttaataaatgtaaatgaaaatagacAAATGGAAGCattaaaaatacttgaaatacaACAGAAGCATGAGAAACACTTAAAAGACAAATTAGTATTAAaacatttcaataagaaaaactaaaagaacaaaaataattttcaaatacagCATGTTCAGTTGAACTGAAGCACTACTATTCAATGCTAGTTTTATTAGTTCGATATAGGCCCTTCtatctttatttcctttgctttgtGTAATTTGGTGAGAGAACTAGGAAATTCCTTAAAGAAGAacatattttacaattttcatgACAATGTATATGGATAGTAGTGGTAAGTTGTATTACCAGTTTCTATCATTCCTATCATTCCTAAAACTAACCAATAAAACGAGTCTGTTTTCTTTAcccaactgtatttttttttcacagcagACCTGTCTGCAATGTGGTGAGCAGTTGAATTAATTAAAAACATGCCACCATTGAAGTTCGTAAATTTTTACAGATTAAAATAATTGTCCTGAAAATCCATATGTTCAGTAAATTAAGGTTTCTTGCCACAACTTACAGTATATGAAACCTGTATAAATGCTGGAATATGTGTAGTCCCTGCATATGTagtcaaagcgcctcagtggcgtgggtggtttggtgtttgcttctcacctcggtggtcgcgggttcgattctcggccattcctttttgaggagtgagaga of Macrobrachium nipponense isolate FS-2020 chromosome 33, ASM1510439v2, whole genome shotgun sequence contains these proteins:
- the LOC135203003 gene encoding zinc finger protein 257-like isoform X3; this encodes MEGDLGTITLPQPCTELPDIAQFLSIYMSEEESIALQEGKQPSSNIQHSVFSVGEMLPSASPTRDADFSIMSLVGPGPTINTLRPVGECEQELSALDKSVLTVLKDNSEESTLYKTYSTVTTLDTMELATPAPSKERHTVSKGTGRTGQEQGKRHVCEICTKSFSRSDKLTLHRRTHTGEKPYACFCGKRFARSDHLKVHSLKHKVSPEVRRQMLLEAKNNKQILPINNQENFIIKQEPMDGTTQITTIEASSIKQEPLDGSQLSLQSVDDANKQECNVCNKVFGSIYKLSRHLRTHTGEKPYVCFCGDRFGRSDVLRTHQKSKHIPYCTEVVENPNGGDASTQTTTNPPKPKVKRVKQMKTDGIYTCAYCAKEFKAGYKLTVHLRYHTGEKPYVCDFCGKAFARRDHMKKHRNIHTK
- the LOC135203003 gene encoding zinc finger protein 257-like isoform X1 — translated: MKSHLNCLKSEVEISFGHQTISLNTSQILATWVVIKMEGDLGTITLPQPCTELPDIAQFLSIYMSEEESIALQEGKQPSSNIQHSVFSVGEMLPSASPTRDADFSIMSLVGPGPTINTLRPVGECEQELSALDKSVLTVLKDNSEESTLYKTYSTVTTLDTMELATPAPSKERHTVSKGTGRTGQEQGKRHVCEICTKSFSRSDKLTLHRRTHTGEKPYACFCGKRFARSDHLKVHSLKHKVSPEVRRQMLLEAKNNKQILPINNQENFIIKQEPMDGTTQITTIEASSIKQEPLDGSQLSLQSVDDANKQECNVCNKVFGSIYKLSRHLRTHTGEKPYVCFCGDRFGRSDVLRTHQKSKHIPYCTEVVENPNGGDASTQTTTNPPKPKVKRVKQMKTDGIYTCAYCAKEFKAGYKLTVHLRYHTGEKPYVCDFCGKAFARRDHMKKHRNIHTK
- the LOC135203003 gene encoding zinc finger protein 91-like isoform X2; amino-acid sequence: MKSHLNCLKSEVEISFGHQTISLNTSQILATWVVIKMEGDLGTITLPQPCTELPDIAQFLSIYMSEEESIALQEGKQPSSNIQHSVFSVGEMLPSASPTRDADFSIMSLVGPGPTINTLKESTLYKTYSTVTTLDTMELATPAPSKERHTVSKGTGRTGQEQGKRHVCEICTKSFSRSDKLTLHRRTHTGEKPYACFCGKRFARSDHLKVHSLKHKVSPEVRRQMLLEAKNNKQILPINNQENFIIKQEPMDGTTQITTIEASSIKQEPLDGSQLSLQSVDDANKQECNVCNKVFGSIYKLSRHLRTHTGEKPYVCFCGDRFGRSDVLRTHQKSKHIPYCTEVVENPNGGDASTQTTTNPPKPKVKRVKQMKTDGIYTCAYCAKEFKAGYKLTVHLRYHTGEKPYVCDFCGKAFARRDHMKKHRNIHTK